Proteins encoded together in one Sphingomonas radiodurans window:
- a CDS encoding DUF3576 domain-containing protein, producing MFRPLRSALVVSAALALASCGGGKNRPQADLAASRITTIGVNSYLWRATLDTLSFMPLVQTDSNGGVIVTDWYANPQTPSERMKVTVSILDQDLRADAVRVAALREVNRGGQWVASPVTAATTQKLEDIILTRARDLRRASMSVN from the coding sequence ATGTTCCGCCCGTTGCGTTCCGCGCTGGTCGTAAGTGCCGCCCTTGCCCTCGCCAGTTGCGGCGGTGGCAAGAACCGGCCGCAGGCCGATCTGGCCGCCTCCCGCATCACCACCATCGGCGTGAACAGCTATCTGTGGCGCGCGACGCTGGATACGCTGAGCTTCATGCCGCTCGTCCAGACGGATTCGAACGGCGGGGTGATCGTGACCGACTGGTATGCCAATCCGCAGACGCCGAGCGAGCGGATGAAGGTGACGGTGTCGATCCTCGACCAGGATCTGCGCGCCGATGCGGTGCGCGTGGCGGCGCTGCGCGAGGTGAATCGTGGCGGGCAGTGGGTGGCGTCGCCAGTGACCGCCGCGACAACGCAGAAGCTGGAGGATATCATCCTGACGCGCGCGCGCGACCTGCGGCGTGCGTCGATGTCCGTCAACTGA